DNA sequence from the Methylacidiphilum kamchatkense Kam1 genome:
TGTTGACACGTTTTAGGCAAACCTATTTGAAGATACAAATTCTTACTTTTAACCTGCTCCTTCATTTCTTTAGTACTAATGTCCACCGCATATACCTGTAGGTTCCCATGATTCTGTACATTATGCTTTACTACCTCTTTGATTACATCAGTATAATGAGACACAAGAGGTGTAGGAAATTTTTCTCCAGTGCTTTTGTCCACCATGATCCATTGGCCCTTTTCCTTTTTGATAGAACACTTCTTCACGTTCACGTCAAAAGGCAAAGCTAAAACAGCTGGGTATCTTTTCTGCATTTGATATATCATTTTGGCTTCCAGCTGATCGACTCTTTTTTCGGCTTCTTGCGCATCTATTTTATGCTCGTTAGCCTTTTCATATATCTGGCTAGCTTTCCGCATAAAGTGTTGGATTAGCGGATTAAAATCCCTTGCTAGTTCCAAGGTTACTACAAAGCCTTGTTGGTCTAGTTGAGGTAGCGCGTTGATCAAGGACTTATAGTGATTTGTAGTGTGGATTTCTCCTACAAGGACTGCTAAAGCTCTTTTCATTTTTTCAGCAAGTGTTGTAGTTTTTTAGTTGTAGTTTTTTAGCCTATGCGGTGTCGAAGAGAAGGGAAAGATCTGGTGGTACCATTAATTTGTATCATTAATCTGCAATTCGACTAGCCTATTGGCTATGAATTTATACCTTAGAGGAGTCGGTATTTCTGAATATTGTTTCCAAAAAGGTATCACTAAAGAACCATCCTTTTCCCAATGCTCTCTCTTACTCCCAAAGCCTTTTATGATATCCTCAGGACGACACTGAACTTTACTCCCATCAAATGTTATAACGATATTTTTCTTACTATAAGATATAACCGCTTTCCCAGAAAGAGTCGGTATAGGCGCATCGATTAATTCCTTTCTTTCATTATCAACCGCTACAATTTTTTTTATGGCTCGATCACTAGTACTCGGGCAAGTATAGGTATAAACCGTTTTGGAAATGGCGATTTTGTAAATGGCGACATCCTTATTTCCTTTTGGATGGTAACTGGGATAATATTGAACCCTAAAGTCTTTATTTTCTGCTATTACCCATAACGGATTATATGTCATCGTCTGGACAAGATTTTTAATGTCTTTAATATCCAGCGTGGGTTTTCTTAATAAATTTGAAAGCTTGGGTTCAGCATTCAAGAGCTCTACGGTACAAAGAAAAAAAAGGAAAAAGAAAACTATCCGCTTCTCACTACGCCAGTTGTATCTTTTCATATCTTTTATTTGCATATCTTTTATATAGGCTTCCAATGCTATTAGGGAGCATTCCAAGGCTGTTTTTTTTCTGTTTTATCCCTGCCTCAGCAGTTCTCAATCCTATGAAACCGTTCCCAAAAACTTTAGGTTTGCCAGCGAGCTATTTGCTTAGCAGCTGCTATCGAAGAAAGAAGAAATAGCCGAAGGGCTAATTTTCTTCCCTCAAGCAAATCAAATGTTCCAAGGGCTCTTAAGTAAAAGATGAGAAGAAATTCCAATTAATAAGAAAGCCTACTCAAAAACATTCTAACCATGCTAACTGACCCAATATTTCGCGGAAAGTTGGATGGTTGCTATTGTTATTTCTTTTTAATATTTACTTTTTAATATTTACTTTGTGTCATTCCATTTGATAATCCTTGATAACTAGAGCTTTGACATCCCTACTTGCCTAAAACCGGAGTTTCCGATGTCACTTAGGCAAAGGGTTAAGCAGCTTTAAAGCTACTTCGATAGATTCCTACTGGAGAGAGCCTACTGCATCGCTCATTTCACAGACAAAACGAGCGTGCGCCACCCTTAGCCCATTGATTACGCCGACCACATCGGTGACTTTTTCAAAGGACTTTCCTAGGACTTGAACAAGAGCCACCTCTAGCGGCTGGTCGCCGACCCATGACCGTGGCTCGAGTAGATACGACTTATGTTCTTATGGTGGGCCAGAAATAAACCAGCCGTTCTGCCATTTCTGTTTGTAGCCCTGCTAACGGCATAACTTGCCTAAGTCTTTGTTGAAGAGGTGCTTGTTTAGGCCAGATATAGAACGAATGTTCCCTCTTGGTGGCTAGGCTGTGACGGCTTCTGTCCTGGACATGTTCCCCCCCTACAAGCCCTCGACGCCCAGCATTACACAATTTATACTGATCATGGCATGGGGTTTTGTGCGGAACTTGTGGCAGACTTAGCCGATACCGAAATGAACCTTCTAGAAGCAGGCTTTGGAGTTCTGTCAATTGTTACCTTATTTTCTGTTTGTGGCTGATGTTTATGAAAAGCACCAAGAATAAAGTCAACAAAACACCCTTTCCTCTCTATCTCACAACAACCTACCAACGAGCATCCGCAATCCAGATAGAAAGAAAGAATTGCAGAATAACGCCTTTTCATCAAAAATAGGCAAAATGGGTTTTTTGTCTCTCTTTCTTTCCTTCTTCTTTTTCGCTTACTATGAAAAATTAGACACCTATGCTCGACTCTTTCTCACTCAAAAGCCTGGAACCATGCTCCAGGAACCGCACATCTTTTTTGATCAACGCTATTCTTCAGTACTTTCTCCTATACCAGGAGTTGGCAATCTATTTTTGCCTGAGGACCCTCAATTCCCAGCATTGTGGGTCAGGGGATGGCTTAATGGCTCTCCAATTCCTATGAAAAAATATCCACGAGAAGAAGCAGAAAAAATTTTTGCTAGACATTATGCATCCCACTACGCCCAATATGTCTGGCTTTCAGAGCCTTTTCATGCCCATGGTGGTTTTAATTATATCATACAAGCTGAATTCAATGTTCTTCCGGCCCAAGAACAAGGGAAAATTGATGAATTCCATTATATTGTCAACGGAAACTCTTCCGAACCCATGTATATGACTTTTACTCTAGATCTCAGCTCTATCAATCGAATCATTCCTGGAATCGGAAAACCCAACTCTCCCTATTTTATCCAATGGTTATGCGGCAATTTTTTTAAACTCTCTCCAGATGGCTACAAAACTTCAAATGGTAGAGTCTATTGGCAGTGGCAAAATATTCATTCTATTGATCAAAAAATTAAAGCAGAATGGTATGCCTGGTACAGGTAAACACACCCAATGGACAATCCCATGCTCTAGAATGTTTTCTTTTAAAAAAACTTTGGATGATGATCTATGATTCTTCAGTAACGCCCATCGGAGAAATAATATCCTTACAGGGGAGGTATAAAAAAGAGAGGAAAAAAATTTCTTGGACATTGTCCAACATGAAGAAAACCACCTTGAGTCAAAGCGGTTGAGAATTTTCCTTTGGTCAGTGCAAGCTCTTTGCCTGGGAATGCCCATGAAAAGATCAAATAAAAGCCCACCTGCCTTACGTACACGGAAATGGCGGACAGGGTGGGATTCGAACCCACGAGGGAGGGAAACTCCCTAACGGTTTTCAAGACCGTCCCAATCAACCGCTCTGGCACCTGTCCTCATTCAGAAAGAAATACTTCAACGCATATCTTACTGAACCACTACGCCATAGGCAATAGCTATTAGAATGACACTTCCCTATTGCCTAAATGGGATGAGCCTCTCATCTCATCTCTTTCTTCCCAGATCGTATTCCCGAAATGGTGTTTACGACTGAAGCTAGAGAGCATTGGCCCCTTTCCAGGCTACTATTACCCTAACGACTTCTTGGAAATAGATAGGTGATGTATTTTAGACAATATACCACCTGATCATTGTCACTAATGGACATGTCGCTCACGCTCAAGCTGTCCTCATGGTCGGCAGGATTTCTAGGAACCCTTTAGAGTTGCCGAACGCAGCCGTGAGGAGAAGAGCGCCTGCAAGCGGGTTCCTCGCAGAGTATTCCCTCCACCATGAGCTGCTTAGACAAGAGCCCTTGAGCCATGTGCCTTGCTTCTATTCTAGGCTGCCATTACAACGGGTTATGGCAATGGACCTCCCAAAAAAGGTTGTAAGAGCACAAGCGCATCGTGCCATTTATTAGGGCTATCTAGGATCACAATAATGAGTTTTTTATCTTTTCTTTGGCACAACCCAACGAAAGTATTCCTGGATTCAGGGGTCCAACCAGTTTTACCAGCCACCATACCCTGATAAAGATCGAGCAGTTTATTGGTCGACATGAGATATTGGATGGGTTTACCATCCACAGTCAATAGTTCATAATTGGGAGAAGCAGCGATTTTTACAAGGTCTGGGACAGCCAGAAAAGCTTCAAAGATTTTCCTCAAATCGTTTGCACAGGTCATGTGACCTGGATAAGAAATCCCGTGAGGATTCTGAAAATGGGTGTGCAAGCATCCTAGAGTTCTTGCTTTTTTATTCATCTCATCGACAAAGGCCATGACAGTCCCACCGGAATGTCTGGCCAAAGCCATAGCCGCTTCATTGCTCGAGGAAAGAAGCATGGCATAGAGGAGACTTTTGACCGAGTATTTTTCTCCTGGCAGAAAGCGAACCACAGGACATTCCGATAGACCGAGGTCTCCAGACTGGATGGTAACGGTCCCTTCCAGTTTGGTCTTTTCGTAGGTGATCAGTGCAGTCATGATTTTTGTTGTGCTTGCCGGATAATACTGTGAGTCGGCATCGCGACTAAACAGATCTTTTTTTTGGTCCACATCCCATACGAGGGCTGCTCTGGCCTGCAGATTCTTTTCAATAAAGCCAGCTTCTTCACCCATGGCTGATCGAAGCAGTGG
Encoded proteins:
- a CDS encoding D-alanyl-D-alanine carboxypeptidase family protein, translating into MKNKNRLKLKLLFYVLFWAIPLLRSAMGEEAGFIEKNLQARAALVWDVDQKKDLFSRDADSQYYPASTTKIMTALITYEKTKLEGTVTIQSGDLGLSECPVVRFLPGEKYSVKSLLYAMLLSSSNEAAMALARHSGGTVMAFVDEMNKKARTLGCLHTHFQNPHGISYPGHMTCANDLRKIFEAFLAVPDLVKIAASPNYELLTVDGKPIQYLMSTNKLLDLYQGMVAGKTGWTPESRNTFVGLCQRKDKKLIIVILDSPNKWHDALVLLQPFLGGPLP